The proteins below come from a single Peromyscus maniculatus bairdii isolate BWxNUB_F1_BW_parent chromosome 13, HU_Pman_BW_mat_3.1, whole genome shotgun sequence genomic window:
- the Rpl37a gene encoding large ribosomal subunit protein eL43 encodes MAKRTKKVGIVGKYGTRYGASLRKMVKKIEISQHAKYTCSFCGKTKMKRRAVGIWHCGSCMKTVAGGAWTYNTTSAVTVKSAIRRLKELKDQ; translated from the exons ATG GCGAAACGCACCAAGAAGGTCGGGATCGTCGGGAAATACGGGACCCGCTATGGTGCCTCCCTCCGGAAAATGgtgaagaaaattgaaatcagCCAGCACGCCAAGTACACCTGCTCCTTCTGTGGCAAG acCAAGATGAAGAGACGAGCGGTTGGCATCTGGCACTGTGGTTCCTGCATGAAAACGGTGGCTGGTGGAGCCTGGACCTACAA CACGACTTCTGCCGTCACAGTGAAGTCGGCCATCAGAAGACTGAAGGAGCTGAAAGACCAGTAG